A genomic segment from Micromonospora echinaurantiaca encodes:
- a CDS encoding branched-chain amino acid ABC transporter substrate-binding protein, which produces MRRSYVRALGTAALAATLVVAAGCQDSGGDGGTASGDCGGKIAIFGAFTGDNAGLVIPSLNGAKLAVKQHNEKNPDCKVEMVEFDTQGDPAQATPVANQVAGDASFLGVIGGHFSGESDATMPVYEAAGMAMVAPSATRTDLTQKGNKSFFRVVGNDGTQAGAVSTYLKAQNASKVFLIDDGSAYGAGITAELTKNLGTALAGSDKIQERQSQFDATISKIKAAGADYVFYGGYTREASPLVRQMRQAGVQAKFVGPDGLYDPAFPQGASGGAEGSIITCPCLPADKAGGTFSADYQKEYGQAPGSYGAEGFDAAQIFVDAFKDGKKSRADILAYVKAYDKQGVSKYIKFADNGDVDPSKVVIWSYQIKGTAFEPLQELKLS; this is translated from the coding sequence GTGAGGCGAAGCTATGTACGGGCGCTCGGCACCGCCGCGCTCGCCGCGACCCTGGTTGTCGCAGCTGGTTGCCAGGACTCGGGTGGCGATGGCGGCACCGCGTCCGGCGACTGTGGCGGCAAGATCGCGATCTTCGGCGCGTTCACCGGTGACAACGCGGGTCTGGTGATCCCGTCGCTGAACGGCGCGAAGCTCGCCGTGAAGCAGCACAACGAGAAGAACCCGGACTGCAAGGTCGAGATGGTCGAATTCGACACGCAGGGTGACCCGGCGCAGGCGACCCCGGTCGCCAACCAGGTCGCGGGCGACGCGTCGTTCCTCGGCGTCATCGGCGGTCACTTCTCCGGCGAGTCGGACGCGACCATGCCGGTCTACGAGGCCGCGGGTATGGCGATGGTCGCCCCGTCGGCGACCCGGACCGACCTGACCCAGAAGGGCAACAAGTCGTTCTTCCGGGTGGTCGGCAACGACGGCACCCAGGCTGGCGCGGTGTCGACGTACCTGAAGGCGCAGAACGCGTCGAAGGTCTTCCTCATCGACGACGGCAGCGCGTACGGCGCCGGCATCACCGCCGAGCTGACCAAGAACCTCGGTACCGCGCTCGCCGGCAGCGACAAGATCCAGGAGCGGCAGTCGCAGTTCGACGCGACGATCTCGAAGATCAAGGCCGCGGGCGCCGACTACGTCTTCTACGGCGGCTACACCCGTGAGGCTTCTCCGCTGGTGCGGCAGATGCGCCAGGCGGGCGTCCAGGCCAAGTTCGTCGGCCCGGACGGTCTCTACGACCCGGCGTTCCCGCAGGGTGCCTCCGGCGGTGCCGAGGGCTCGATCATCACCTGCCCGTGCCTCCCGGCCGACAAGGCCGGCGGCACCTTCTCCGCGGACTACCAGAAGGAGTACGGCCAGGCGCCGGGTTCCTACGGTGCTGAGGGCTTCGACGCCGCGCAGATCTTCGTGGACGCGTTCAAGGACGGCAAGAAGAGCCGGGCGGACATCCTGGCCTACGTGAAGGCCTACGACAAGCAGGGCGTGTCGAAGTACATCAAGTTCGCCGACAACGGCGACGTCGACCCGTCCAAGGTCGTCATCTGGTCGTACCAGATCAAGGGCACGGCGTTCGAGCCGCTGCAGGAGCTCAAGCTCAGCTGA
- a CDS encoding branched-chain amino acid ABC transporter permease produces MNFDDLFGHIGQHTVDGLSKGAIYALIALGYTLVYGVLRLINFAHSEVFMVGTFAVLGLWTAFGVENNPPIGQAVLFLVLGLIVAALASGGTALAIERIAYRPLRRKNAPPLIFLITAIGLSLVLVEVFGLVLPRLLGDLVPSMFARERIILGMPTIIEQKTLFTIAGTAITNIQLIVFVAAVVMMAVLDWFINRTRYGRGVRAVAQNPETAALMGVNQERVIMLIFVLGGIMAGAAALLWSMRFGFTQSSIGFVLGLKAFTAAVLGGIGNLRGALLGGLVLGIVEVYGATLFKSSWEDVIAFIVLIVVLMFRPTGLLGESLGRARA; encoded by the coding sequence GTGAATTTCGACGACCTCTTCGGCCACATCGGCCAGCACACCGTCGACGGACTGTCCAAAGGAGCGATCTACGCACTGATCGCCCTGGGCTACACCCTCGTCTACGGCGTCCTGCGTCTGATCAACTTTGCCCACTCCGAGGTGTTCATGGTCGGCACCTTCGCGGTGCTCGGACTGTGGACCGCGTTCGGCGTGGAGAACAACCCGCCGATCGGCCAGGCGGTGCTCTTCCTGGTGCTCGGCCTGATTGTCGCGGCGCTCGCCTCCGGCGGCACCGCCCTCGCGATCGAACGCATCGCGTATCGGCCGCTGCGGCGCAAGAACGCGCCGCCGCTCATCTTCCTGATCACCGCGATCGGCCTCTCGCTGGTGCTGGTCGAGGTCTTCGGTCTGGTGCTGCCGAGGCTCCTGGGTGACCTGGTGCCCTCGATGTTCGCCCGGGAGCGGATCATCCTCGGCATGCCGACGATCATCGAGCAGAAGACGCTGTTCACGATCGCCGGCACGGCGATCACCAACATCCAGCTGATCGTCTTCGTGGCCGCCGTGGTGATGATGGCGGTGCTGGACTGGTTCATCAACCGCACCCGGTACGGCCGGGGCGTGCGGGCGGTGGCGCAGAACCCGGAGACCGCCGCCCTGATGGGGGTCAACCAGGAGCGCGTGATCATGCTGATCTTCGTGCTCGGCGGCATCATGGCCGGCGCCGCCGCTCTGCTGTGGAGCATGCGGTTCGGCTTCACGCAGAGCAGCATCGGCTTCGTGCTCGGCCTCAAGGCGTTCACCGCGGCCGTGCTCGGTGGCATCGGCAACCTGCGCGGCGCGCTGCTCGGTGGCCTGGTCCTCGGCATCGTCGAGGTCTACGGCGCCACGCTCTTCAAGTCCAGTTGGGAGGACGTCATCGCCTTCATCGTGCTGATCGTGGTGCTGATGTTCCGTCCGACCGGTCTGCTGGGCGAGTCGCTGGGGAGGGCCCGCGCATGA
- a CDS encoding branched-chain amino acid ABC transporter permease has translation MIDKIRDLDRGRVGALHAVGDRWRALPKWQRGLGFVAFVVFLYYLPLLGIPGLTWLRTDSISGGSNWAGVLFTCAIYVLVAIGLNVVIGLAGLLDLGYIGFFAIGAYAVALFGSVNSPVVKWFQREFDLPQTWAVTWAVCAFIALVLALISGVLLGWPTLRLRGDYLAIVTLGFGEIIRIVARNLENVTNGPQGISAIPGPEGPPSADNGVFGLVDVKPWYWLALTLVLVMVFAVRRLEHSRVGRSWLAVREDEDAAAVMGVYPFKFKLWAFAIGAALGGLSGFLFASRYAFIDPTQFNVNLSILFVAMVVVGGSGNMVGVSLGAVLLAYLPERFREVADYRWLAFGLAMVLVMVLRPQGLIPSRRRARELQDRAAEAEEAPAHV, from the coding sequence ATGATCGACAAGATCAGGGACCTGGACCGCGGCCGGGTGGGCGCCCTGCACGCGGTCGGCGACCGGTGGCGCGCGCTGCCGAAGTGGCAGCGGGGCCTGGGGTTCGTCGCCTTCGTGGTGTTCCTCTACTACCTGCCGCTGCTCGGCATCCCGGGCCTGACCTGGCTGCGGACCGACTCGATCTCCGGCGGCAGCAACTGGGCCGGTGTGCTCTTCACCTGCGCCATCTACGTGCTGGTGGCGATCGGCCTGAACGTCGTGATCGGTCTCGCCGGTCTGCTCGACCTCGGTTACATCGGCTTCTTCGCCATCGGCGCGTACGCCGTGGCGCTGTTCGGCTCGGTGAACTCGCCGGTGGTCAAGTGGTTCCAGCGGGAGTTCGACCTGCCGCAGACGTGGGCGGTCACCTGGGCGGTCTGCGCGTTCATCGCGCTGGTGCTGGCGCTGATCTCCGGGGTGCTGCTGGGCTGGCCGACGCTGCGGCTGCGCGGTGACTACCTGGCCATCGTCACGCTGGGCTTCGGCGAGATCATCCGGATCGTCGCCCGGAACCTGGAGAACGTCACCAACGGCCCGCAGGGCATCTCGGCGATCCCCGGCCCGGAGGGGCCGCCGTCGGCGGACAACGGGGTCTTCGGCCTGGTGGACGTGAAGCCGTGGTACTGGCTGGCGTTGACGCTCGTTCTGGTGATGGTGTTCGCGGTGCGCCGGCTGGAGCACAGCCGGGTCGGCCGGTCCTGGCTGGCGGTCCGCGAGGACGAGGACGCCGCAGCGGTGATGGGCGTGTACCCGTTCAAGTTCAAGCTGTGGGCGTTTGCCATCGGCGCGGCGCTGGGCGGCCTGTCCGGCTTCCTGTTCGCCAGCCGGTACGCGTTCATCGACCCGACCCAGTTCAACGTGAACCTGTCGATCCTGTTCGTGGCGATGGTCGTGGTCGGTGGCTCCGGCAACATGGTCGGCGTGTCGCTGGGCGCGGTGCTGCTGGCGTACCTGCCGGAGCGGTTCCGGGAGGTCGCCGACTACCGGTGGCTGGCCTTCGGTCTGGCCATGGTGCTGGTGATGGTCCTGCGCCCGCAGGGTCTGATCCCCAGCCGGCGGCGGGCCCGCGAGTTGCAGGACCGCGCGGCGGAGGCAGAGGAGGCGCCCGCTCATGTCTGA
- a CDS encoding ABC transporter ATP-binding protein, translating into MSDQSTSTTAPKIPTQAGPRPVLLEVDNVTLRFGGVVALDGINFQINEGEILGLIGPNGAGKTTTFNVMTGVYKPTSGAVRFRGERVTGRKPHQISRLGISRTFQNIRLFPEMTALENVMVGTDSRHKTSVPGALFRLYRLRPKPEELPQVTAEAGIARTWQEMRRTFAKTFGLSRHILEERAAEAKAMELLRFVGIADRANDAARNLPYGYQRRLEIARALATEPKLICLDEPAAGFNPAEKEELLALIRKIRDKGLTVLLIEHDMRLVMGVTDRIVVLEFGRKIADGAPAEVSRDPKVIAAYLGESTDDAA; encoded by the coding sequence ATGTCTGACCAGAGCACCAGCACCACGGCGCCGAAGATCCCGACCCAGGCCGGGCCGCGACCCGTGCTGCTCGAGGTCGACAACGTCACGCTGCGGTTCGGCGGCGTGGTCGCTCTCGACGGGATCAACTTCCAGATCAACGAGGGCGAGATCCTCGGCCTGATCGGCCCGAACGGCGCCGGCAAGACCACCACCTTCAACGTGATGACCGGGGTGTACAAGCCGACGTCCGGGGCGGTGCGGTTCCGCGGCGAGCGGGTCACCGGCCGCAAGCCGCACCAGATCAGCCGGCTGGGCATCTCCCGGACGTTCCAGAACATCCGGCTGTTCCCGGAGATGACGGCGCTGGAGAACGTCATGGTCGGGACGGATTCCCGGCACAAGACCAGCGTCCCCGGCGCGCTCTTCCGGCTCTACCGGCTGCGGCCGAAGCCGGAGGAGTTGCCGCAGGTCACGGCGGAAGCCGGGATCGCGCGGACGTGGCAGGAGATGCGCCGGACGTTCGCCAAGACCTTCGGTCTGTCCCGGCACATCCTTGAGGAGCGGGCGGCCGAGGCCAAGGCGATGGAGTTGTTGCGCTTCGTCGGCATCGCCGACCGGGCCAACGACGCGGCGCGCAACCTGCCGTACGGCTACCAGCGCCGGTTGGAGATCGCCCGGGCGCTGGCCACCGAGCCGAAGCTGATCTGCCTGGACGAGCCGGCCGCCGGCTTCAACCCGGCGGAGAAGGAGGAACTGCTCGCCCTGATCCGCAAGATCCGTGACAAGGGGCTGACCGTGCTGCTCATCGAGCACGACATGCGGCTGGTCATGGGGGTCACCGACCGGATCGTGGTGCTGGAGTTCGGCCGGAAGATCGCCGATGGCGCGCCGGCCGAGGTCAGCCGGGATCCGAAGGTGATCGCGGCCTACCTGGGGGAGTCCACCGATGACGCTGCTTGA
- a CDS encoding ABC transporter ATP-binding protein, translating into MTLLELENVTVAYGRIEALHGISLTVNEGEVVALIGANGAGKTTTMRAISGTRSLSAGKITFNGEDISKLRADLRVVRGLCQSPEGRQIFPGMTVMENLDMGAYTRRDSAGIAADLDRVLTLFPRLAERRKQAGGTLSGGEQQMLAVGRALMSRPKLLLLDEPSMGLAPMVIRQIFDIIVEINQQGTTVLLVEQNAQQALSRAHRGYVLETGRIVKEGSGQDLLHDPAVKEAYLGVA; encoded by the coding sequence ATGACGCTGCTTGAGCTCGAGAACGTCACCGTCGCCTACGGCCGGATCGAGGCGCTGCACGGCATCAGCCTCACCGTCAACGAGGGTGAGGTGGTGGCCCTGATCGGCGCGAACGGCGCCGGCAAGACCACCACCATGCGGGCCATCTCCGGCACCCGTTCGCTCTCCGCCGGAAAGATCACCTTCAACGGGGAGGACATCAGCAAGCTCCGGGCCGACCTGCGGGTGGTCCGGGGGTTGTGCCAGTCCCCGGAGGGCCGGCAGATCTTCCCCGGCATGACGGTGATGGAGAACCTGGACATGGGGGCGTACACCCGGCGGGACTCCGCCGGCATCGCCGCCGACCTGGACCGGGTGCTGACCCTGTTTCCGCGGCTCGCCGAGCGGCGCAAGCAGGCCGGCGGCACGCTCTCCGGCGGCGAGCAGCAGATGCTCGCCGTCGGCCGGGCGTTGATGAGCCGGCCGAAGCTGCTGCTGCTGGACGAGCCGTCGATGGGTCTGGCCCCGATGGTGATCCGGCAGATCTTCGACATCATCGTGGAGATCAACCAGCAGGGCACCACGGTCCTGCTGGTGGAGCAGAACGCCCAGCAGGCGCTGTCCCGGGCGCACCGGGGCTACGTGCTGGAGACCGGGCGGATCGTGAAGGAGGGGTCCGGTCAGGACCTGCTGCACGACCCGGCGGTCAAGGAGGCGTACCTCGGCGTGGCCTGA
- the polA gene encoding DNA polymerase I — protein sequence MTATTPRLLLVDGHSLAYRAFFALPVENFSTTTGQPTNAVYGFTSMLINVLRDEQPTHIVVAFDVSRRSFRTEKYAEYKAGRSETPTDFKGQVSLVKEVLAALRIPVVEKEGYEADDVIATLACQARDQGMSVLITTGDRDAFQLVGENITVLYPRKGVSDLARMDPAAVEAKYGVPPQRYRDLAALVGETSDNLPGIPGVGPKTAAKWITTYGGVEGVVARADEIKGKAGDSLRERLADVIRNYDINCLVSDLELPLRPEDARWAGWDREAVHQVFDTLEFRILRDRLYQYLEAVEPEAEAGFDLAGEVLTEPGALARWLGAHAPAGTPVGLAVTLDTGPNRRHTATVTALALATAGGAAAWVDPARLDAGDEAALAGWLADAERPKVLHDSKPAVLAFAAHGWSLEGIVRDTQIAAYLARPDQRSYDLTDLALRYLHRELRVDAPDDGQLTLDGLGDEGAVEQNLMLQARATLDLADAIDAELSRDGEQSARLMAGVELPLMRVLAGMERTGIAADTHYLSELEAHFAAEVKAAAQGAYAAVGREFNLGSPKQLQEILFGELGLPKTKKIKTGYTTDADALQWLYAQNPHPVLAHLLRHRDVAKLKSTVDGLLKSVSDDGRIHTTFNQTVAATGRLSSTEPNLQNIPIRTEEGRRIRRAFVVGEGYECLLTADYSQIEMRIMAHLSSDEALIDAFNSGADFHAATASSVFEVPVAEVTADQRRKIKAMNYGLAYGLSAFGLSQQLGISTEEARGLMENYFAGFGGVRDYLHEVVARARHDGYTSTILGRRRYLPDLGSDNRQRREIAERMALNAPIQGSAADIIKVAMLHVETALREAGLRSRMLLQVHDELVFEVAPGEREALEALVRREMGGAYPLSVPLEVSVGEGRDWNSADH from the coding sequence GTGACAGCTACGACGCCGCGCTTGCTCCTCGTCGACGGACATTCCCTGGCATACCGGGCCTTCTTCGCCCTGCCGGTGGAAAACTTCTCCACCACGACGGGTCAGCCGACCAACGCGGTCTACGGCTTCACCTCCATGCTGATCAACGTGCTGCGCGACGAGCAGCCCACCCACATCGTCGTCGCCTTCGACGTCTCCCGCCGCTCCTTCCGCACCGAGAAGTACGCCGAGTACAAGGCCGGCCGCAGCGAGACCCCGACCGACTTCAAGGGCCAGGTCAGCCTGGTCAAGGAGGTGCTCGCGGCGCTGCGCATCCCGGTGGTCGAGAAGGAGGGCTACGAGGCCGACGACGTCATCGCCACCCTCGCCTGCCAGGCCCGCGACCAGGGCATGTCGGTCCTGATCACCACCGGCGACCGGGACGCGTTCCAGCTGGTCGGCGAGAACATCACCGTGCTCTACCCGCGCAAGGGCGTCTCCGACCTGGCCCGGATGGATCCGGCAGCGGTCGAGGCGAAGTACGGCGTGCCCCCGCAGCGCTACCGCGACCTGGCCGCGCTGGTCGGCGAGACCAGCGACAACCTGCCCGGCATCCCCGGCGTCGGCCCGAAGACGGCGGCGAAGTGGATCACCACGTACGGCGGGGTGGAGGGCGTCGTCGCCCGGGCCGACGAGATCAAGGGCAAGGCCGGCGACAGCCTGCGCGAGCGGCTCGCCGACGTGATCCGCAACTACGACATCAACTGCCTGGTCTCCGACCTGGAGCTGCCGCTGCGCCCCGAGGACGCCCGCTGGGCCGGCTGGGACCGCGAGGCGGTGCACCAGGTCTTCGACACCCTGGAGTTCCGGATCCTGCGCGACCGGCTCTACCAGTACCTGGAGGCGGTGGAGCCGGAGGCCGAGGCCGGGTTCGACCTGGCCGGCGAGGTGCTCACCGAGCCGGGCGCGCTGGCCCGCTGGCTGGGCGCGCACGCTCCGGCCGGCACCCCGGTCGGCCTGGCGGTCACCCTGGACACCGGCCCCAACCGGCGGCACACGGCCACGGTGACCGCCCTGGCGCTGGCCACCGCCGGCGGGGCGGCGGCCTGGGTCGACCCGGCCCGGCTGGACGCCGGCGACGAGGCGGCGCTCGCCGGCTGGCTGGCCGACGCCGAGCGGCCCAAGGTGCTGCACGACAGCAAGCCGGCCGTGCTCGCCTTCGCGGCGCACGGCTGGTCGCTGGAGGGCATCGTCCGCGACACCCAGATCGCGGCCTACCTGGCCCGCCCCGACCAGCGCTCCTACGACCTGACCGATCTGGCGCTGCGCTACCTGCACCGCGAGCTGCGGGTCGACGCGCCGGACGACGGCCAGCTCACCCTCGACGGGCTGGGCGACGAGGGTGCGGTCGAGCAGAACCTGATGCTTCAGGCCCGGGCCACCCTCGACCTGGCCGACGCGATCGACGCCGAGCTGTCCCGCGACGGCGAGCAGTCGGCCCGGCTGATGGCCGGGGTGGAGCTGCCGCTGATGCGGGTGCTGGCCGGGATGGAGCGCACCGGCATCGCCGCCGACACGCACTACCTCTCGGAGCTGGAGGCGCACTTCGCGGCCGAGGTGAAGGCCGCCGCGCAGGGCGCGTACGCGGCGGTCGGGCGGGAGTTCAACCTGGGCTCGCCCAAGCAGCTGCAGGAGATCCTCTTCGGCGAGCTGGGGCTGCCCAAGACCAAGAAGATCAAGACCGGCTACACCACCGACGCCGACGCCCTGCAGTGGCTCTACGCGCAGAACCCGCACCCGGTGCTGGCCCACCTGCTGCGCCACCGGGACGTGGCCAAGCTGAAGTCCACCGTGGACGGGCTGCTCAAGTCGGTCTCCGACGACGGCCGGATCCACACCACCTTCAACCAGACGGTGGCGGCCACCGGCCGGCTCTCCTCGACCGAACCCAACCTGCAGAACATCCCCATCCGCACCGAGGAGGGGCGGCGGATCCGCCGCGCCTTCGTGGTGGGCGAGGGCTACGAGTGCCTGCTCACCGCCGACTACAGCCAGATCGAGATGCGGATCATGGCGCACCTGTCGTCGGACGAGGCGCTGATCGACGCGTTCAACTCCGGGGCCGACTTCCACGCCGCCACCGCCTCGTCGGTGTTCGAGGTGCCGGTCGCCGAGGTCACCGCCGACCAGCGTCGCAAGATCAAGGCGATGAACTACGGCCTGGCGTACGGGCTGAGCGCGTTCGGCCTCTCCCAGCAGCTCGGGATCAGCACCGAGGAGGCGCGCGGGCTGATGGAGAACTACTTCGCCGGCTTCGGCGGGGTGCGCGACTACCTGCACGAGGTGGTGGCCCGGGCCCGGCACGACGGCTACACCTCCACCATCCTGGGCCGCCGGCGCTACCTGCCCGACCTGGGCAGCGACAACCGGCAGCGCCGGGAGATCGCCGAGCGGATGGCGCTCAACGCCCCGATCCAGGGCTCCGCGGCCGACATCATCAAGGTCGCCATGCTGCACGTGGAGACCGCGCTGCGCGAGGCCGGGCTGCGTTCCCGGATGCTGCTGCAGGTGCACGACGAGCTGGTCTTCGAGGTCGCCCCGGGCGAGCGGGAGGCGCTGGAGGCGCTGGTGCGGCGCGAGATGGGTGGGGCGTACCCGCTGTCGGTGCCGCTGGAGGTGTCCGTCGGCGAGGGCCGCGACTGGAACAGCGCCGACCACTGA
- a CDS encoding DUF3140 domain-containing protein gives MSRSEDPQQTYQEFTEAVNMKPGELKSWLETDESKHVGWRKATKGGESVGHESGRRIIDLLRRKRGELSETDYRHMRKVVGYVRRHMAQRPSGDVRDTRWRYSLMNWGHDPLKAPLPAPGGRSRQALERHGKPPEARRGPGR, from the coding sequence ATGAGCCGAAGTGAGGACCCGCAGCAGACGTACCAGGAGTTCACCGAGGCGGTGAACATGAAGCCCGGTGAGCTGAAGTCCTGGCTGGAGACCGACGAGTCCAAGCACGTCGGTTGGCGCAAGGCCACCAAGGGCGGCGAGTCGGTGGGCCACGAGTCGGGCCGCCGGATCATCGACCTGCTGCGCCGCAAGCGCGGCGAGCTCTCCGAGACCGACTACCGGCACATGCGCAAGGTCGTCGGGTACGTGCGCCGGCACATGGCCCAGCGGCCCAGCGGCGACGTGCGCGACACCCGGTGGCGGTACTCGCTGATGAACTGGGGGCACGACCCGCTCAAGGCGCCGCTTCCGGCGCCGGGTGGCCGGTCCCGGCAGGCCCTGGAGCGGCACGGCAAGCCACCGGAGGCGCGCCGCGGACCGGGCCGCTGA
- a CDS encoding hypervirulence associated TUDOR domain-containing protein: protein MAEKREFREGDHVSWASHSGRAYGVVKEKLIDRTHVRGHAVNASPEHPQYRIRNDDSGRDVAHRPEVLRHEPK from the coding sequence ATGGCCGAGAAGAGGGAATTCCGCGAGGGCGACCACGTCTCCTGGGCCAGTCACAGCGGCCGCGCGTACGGAGTGGTGAAGGAGAAGCTCATCGACCGGACGCACGTGCGCGGGCACGCCGTGAACGCGTCCCCGGAGCACCCGCAGTACCGGATCCGCAACGACGACTCGGGCCGGGACGTCGCCCACCGACCGGAGGTGCTTCGCCATGAGCCGAAGTGA
- a CDS encoding class I SAM-dependent methyltransferase: protein MDDDSRVTRRRVGDAEARRANRRWWDADADDYQAEHGAFLGDLDFVWCPEGVREADVELLGALPGRRVLELGCGAAAAARWLATQGARPVALDLSAGMLRHAALAAARTGVRVPLVQADALALPFADQAFDTACTAFGAIPFVADSAAVMREVFRVLRPGGRWVFSVTHPMRWIFLDDPGEGGLTAVHSYFDRSPYVEQDETGTATYVEQHRTLGDRIRELVGAGFRLLDLVEPEWPEGHEGIWGQWSPLRGRLFPGSAIFVAEKPARG from the coding sequence GTGGATGACGACAGCCGGGTGACCCGCCGCCGGGTCGGCGACGCCGAGGCCCGCCGGGCCAACCGCCGCTGGTGGGACGCGGACGCCGACGACTACCAGGCCGAGCACGGTGCCTTCCTCGGCGACCTCGACTTCGTCTGGTGCCCGGAGGGGGTGCGCGAGGCCGACGTGGAGCTGCTCGGCGCGTTGCCCGGTCGTCGGGTGCTGGAACTCGGCTGCGGCGCGGCCGCCGCGGCCCGCTGGCTGGCCACCCAGGGCGCCCGGCCGGTCGCCCTGGACCTCTCCGCCGGCATGTTGCGGCACGCCGCGCTCGCCGCCGCCCGCACCGGCGTACGGGTGCCGCTGGTACAGGCCGACGCGCTGGCCCTGCCCTTCGCCGACCAGGCGTTCGACACCGCCTGCACGGCGTTCGGCGCGATCCCGTTCGTGGCCGACTCGGCGGCCGTGATGCGCGAGGTGTTCCGGGTGCTGCGCCCCGGCGGCCGCTGGGTGTTCTCGGTCACCCACCCGATGCGATGGATCTTCCTCGACGATCCGGGCGAGGGTGGGCTGACCGCCGTGCACTCGTACTTCGACCGCTCGCCATACGTCGAGCAGGACGAGACCGGCACCGCCACCTACGTGGAGCAGCACCGCACCCTCGGCGACCGGATCCGCGAGTTGGTCGGCGCCGGGTTCCGCCTGCTCGACCTGGTGGAACCGGAGTGGCCGGAGGGACACGAGGGGATCTGGGGGCAGTGGAGCCCGCTGCGCGGCCGCCTCTTCCCCGGCAGCGCGATCTTCGTCGCCGAGAAGCCGGCGCGGGGGTAG
- the rpsA gene encoding 30S ribosomal protein S1 has product MTSSIEAPSSATKVTVDDLGSEEAFLAAIDETIKYFNDGDIVEGTVVKVDRDEVLLDIGYKTEGVIPSRELSIKHDVDPAEVVSVGDHIEALVLQKEDKEGRLILSKKRAQYERAWGTIEKIKDEDGVVRGSVIEVVKGGLILDIGLRGFLPASLVEMRRVRDLQPYVGRELEAKIIELDKNRNNVVLSRRAWLEQTQSEVRTEFLNKLQKGQVRKGVVSSIVNFGAFVDLGGVDGLVHVSELSWKHIDHPSEVVEVGQEVEVEVLDVDLDRERVSLSLKATQEDPWRQFARTHAIQQIVPGKVTKLVPFGAFVRVDDGIEGLVHISELAERHVEIPEQVVQVGSEVMVKVIDIDLERRRISLSLKQANEGFVEGEEHFDPTLYGMAATYDAEGNYIYPEGFDPETGEWLEGYEKQRETWEQQYAEARQRWEAHTKQVQTSRAADAEAAANPAPAVTGGGATSTTPAPSRQAEEPAGTLATDEALAALREKLAGGK; this is encoded by the coding sequence ATGACGAGCAGCATCGAGGCCCCCTCGAGCGCCACCAAGGTCACCGTCGACGACCTCGGCTCCGAGGAAGCTTTCCTCGCCGCGATCGACGAGACCATCAAGTACTTCAACGACGGCGACATTGTCGAAGGCACCGTCGTCAAGGTCGATCGGGACGAGGTCCTGCTCGACATCGGCTACAAGACCGAGGGCGTCATCCCCTCTCGGGAGCTGTCGATCAAGCACGACGTGGACCCGGCCGAGGTGGTTTCGGTCGGCGACCACATCGAGGCCCTTGTCCTCCAGAAGGAGGACAAGGAGGGGCGTCTGATCCTCTCGAAGAAGCGCGCGCAGTACGAGCGGGCGTGGGGCACCATCGAGAAGATCAAGGACGAGGACGGCGTCGTCCGCGGCTCGGTCATCGAGGTGGTCAAGGGTGGCCTCATCCTCGACATCGGGCTGCGTGGCTTCCTGCCCGCCTCCCTGGTCGAGATGCGGCGCGTGCGTGACCTGCAGCCGTACGTCGGCCGCGAGCTCGAGGCCAAGATCATCGAGCTGGACAAGAACCGCAACAACGTGGTCCTGTCCCGCCGGGCCTGGCTCGAGCAGACGCAGTCCGAGGTGCGCACCGAGTTCCTCAACAAGCTCCAGAAGGGCCAGGTCCGCAAGGGCGTCGTGTCCTCGATCGTCAACTTCGGCGCGTTCGTCGACCTCGGCGGCGTGGACGGTCTGGTGCACGTCTCCGAGCTCTCCTGGAAGCACATCGACCACCCGTCCGAGGTCGTCGAGGTGGGCCAGGAGGTCGAGGTCGAGGTCCTGGACGTCGACCTGGACCGCGAGCGGGTCTCGCTGTCGCTGAAGGCGACCCAGGAGGACCCGTGGCGGCAGTTCGCCCGCACCCACGCGATCCAGCAGATCGTGCCGGGTAAGGTCACCAAGCTGGTGCCGTTCGGCGCCTTCGTCCGGGTGGACGACGGCATCGAGGGCCTGGTCCACATCTCCGAGCTGGCCGAGCGCCACGTGGAGATCCCGGAGCAGGTCGTCCAGGTCGGCTCCGAGGTCATGGTCAAGGTCATCGACATCGACCTGGAGCGCCGCCGGATCTCGCTGTCGCTCAAGCAGGCCAACGAGGGCTTCGTCGAGGGCGAGGAGCACTTCGACCCGACCCTCTACGGCATGGCCGCGACCTACGACGCCGAGGGCAACTACATCTACCCGGAGGGCTTCGACCCGGAGACCGGGGAGTGGCTCGAGGGGTACGAGAAGCAGCGCGAGACCTGGGAGCAGCAGTACGCCGAGGCGCGTCAGCGCTGGGAGGCCCACACCAAGCAGGTGCAGACCTCCCGGGCCGCCGACGCCGAGGCCGCTGCCAACCCGGCCCCGGCGGTCACCGGTGGCGGCGCCACCTCGACCACCCCGGCCCCGAGCCGGCAGGCCGAGGAGCCGGCCGGCACCCTGGCCACCGACGAGGCGCTCGCCGCGCTGCGGGAGAAGCTCGCCGGCGGTAAGTGA